A region of Haliotis asinina isolate JCU_RB_2024 chromosome 7, JCU_Hal_asi_v2, whole genome shotgun sequence DNA encodes the following proteins:
- the LOC137291367 gene encoding uncharacterized protein, with protein MVSYKRIFVVTLLMTLFVALVTYRHGSHVVAFEMLSDIADSIVDICEQFPPSSVNLTYFPSSGNITIYNQHLNILSNLLTGQWKTRLLTSKEDEDILNFLSNVNARFNFPSNYQRSDGLCGNVTHTGSKTAEWIRALCDPKGTTPCCFNNKCVLKSVEECVCPDCYDMRNQKHAEYSTWVPSDPKHGYKKHSSQEACRILKGSTILFVGDSLVRHVYTALLLIVTGNMKDGAMNDNVRQDVKDECTGMYMFTEKVCRLHLKMSLQACNGTVNLEMKYLFSAIYGKKLKRIVANLKSKSLLFTGIGIHNNFNHTDVQRMFLLPTLYYKDNNKGPWPQILWAASHAPGIMKSPTVLAQAYDSVKRYNDNMEPFLKRWKVPDFNTFNMTDGMTSFDGEHYGLGMNVAKADIILSYLNELKNKGLW; from the exons ATGGTTTCGTACAAGAGGATATTCGTCGTGACGTTACTGATGACACTGTTTGTAGCTCTTGTTACATACAGACACGGCTCTCATGTAGTGGCATTTGAAATGCTCAGCGATATTGCAGACAGCATTGTCGACATCTGTGAACAATTTCCACCTTCATCAGTTAACCTAACTTATTTTCCTTCATCTGGGAACATCACAATATATAATCAGCATTTGAACATTCTATCGAATTTATTAACTGGACAATGGAAAACAAGACTTTTAACTTCAAAGGAAGATGAGGATATATTGAATTTTCTTTCGAACGTAAATGCCCGCTTTAACTTTCCATCGAATTATCAAAGGAGTGACGGTCTCTGTGGAAACGTCACCCACACGGGATCTAAAACTGCGGAGTGGATAAGAGCCTTGTGTGATCCTAAAGGAACAACCCCTTGCTGCTTCAACAACAAGTGTGTTTTGAAGTCTGTGGAGGAATGTGTGTGTCCGGATTGTTATGACATGAGGAACCAGAAACATGCTGAATATTCCACTTGGGTCCCATCAGACCCAAAACATGGCTACAAGAAACACAGTTCCCAAGAAGCTTGCAGAATCCTCAAAGGCAGCACCATTCTGTTCGTGGGGGATTCACTTGTTCGTCATGTATATACAGCTCTTTTGCTGATTGTGACAGGGAATATGAAAGATGGAGCCATGAATGATAACGTACGACAGG ATGTTAAAGACGAGTGCACTGGAATGTATATGTTCACAGAAAAGGTGTGTCGACTACATCTGAAAATGAGTCTTCAAGCTTGCAATGGAACTGTCAACCTCGAAATGAAATATCTATTCTCAGCGATTTATGGGAAAAAACTAAAACGAATTGTTGCAAACTTAAAAAGCAAGTCACTTCTTTTCACAGGAATAGGAATTCACAATAATTTCAATCATACTGATGTCCAAAGAATGTTTCTGTTACCAACACTTTACTACAAAGACAACAATAAAGGACCATGGCCCCAAATACTGTGGGCCGCAAGTCATGCTCCAGGTATCATGAAGTCCCCGACAGTTTTGGCCCAGGCATATGACAGTGTCAAACGCTACAATGATAACATGGAACCTTTCCTTAAAAGATGGAAAGTTCCAGATTTTAATACATTTAACATGACGGATGGAATGACAAGCTTTGATGGGGAACATTATGGACTTGGGATGAATGTAGCAAAAGCAGATATAATTCTGAGTTACCTGAATGAACTGAAAAATAAAGGGTTGTGGTGA